Proteins encoded by one window of Streptomyces sp. NBC_01477:
- a CDS encoding ATP-binding cassette domain-containing protein: MIETRGLRKSYRTGRRRKSTTVEAVAGLDLTVAEGEIFGFLGPNGAGKTTTLRMLATLLPPDGGEAVIAGADLRTAQAAVRRNIGYVAQGGGTWDSVTAREELVMQARMHGVGKAEAQQRAAGALDAFDLTAYADRHCRTYSGGQRRRVDIALGVVHRPRVLFLDEPTSGLDPQSRAHMWDEIRRLRSEGMTVFLTTHYLDEADALCDRIAIIDGGGIVAEGTPTELKRGIDGEVVTLEVADHTDKAVAVLTEQDCVRSAEVREEGGLRLSVDAGETAMPQIMRALADVGVELATIELHRPTLDDVFLTRTGRSLRES; encoded by the coding sequence ATGATTGAGACCAGGGGACTGCGGAAGTCCTATCGAACCGGGCGGCGCCGCAAGTCCACGACCGTGGAGGCGGTGGCGGGCCTGGACCTGACCGTCGCCGAGGGCGAGATCTTCGGCTTCCTCGGCCCGAACGGCGCAGGCAAGACCACCACCTTGCGGATGCTCGCCACCCTGCTGCCGCCCGACGGCGGCGAGGCCGTCATCGCCGGGGCCGATCTGCGGACGGCGCAGGCCGCGGTCCGCCGGAACATCGGCTACGTCGCCCAGGGCGGCGGCACCTGGGACAGCGTGACGGCCCGTGAGGAGCTGGTCATGCAGGCCAGGATGCACGGCGTCGGCAAGGCCGAGGCGCAGCAAAGAGCCGCGGGCGCGCTGGACGCCTTCGACCTGACCGCCTACGCCGACCGCCACTGCCGCACCTACTCCGGCGGTCAGCGCCGCCGGGTCGACATCGCGCTCGGCGTCGTCCACCGGCCCAGGGTCCTCTTCCTGGACGAGCCGACCTCGGGGCTCGACCCGCAGAGCCGCGCGCACATGTGGGACGAGATCCGCCGGCTGCGGTCCGAGGGCATGACCGTCTTCCTGACGACGCACTACCTGGACGAGGCGGACGCGCTGTGCGACCGGATCGCCATCATTGACGGCGGCGGGATCGTGGCGGAGGGGACCCCGACCGAGCTCAAGCGGGGCATCGACGGCGAGGTGGTCACCCTCGAAGTCGCCGACCACACGGACAAGGCCGTCGCCGTACTCACCGAGCAGGACTGCGTACGGTCGGCCGAGGTGCGCGAGGAGGGCGGGCTGCGCCTGTCGGTGGACGCGGGCGAGACCGCGATGCCGCAGATCATGCGGGCGCTGGCCGACGTCGGCGTCGAGCTGGCCACCATCGAGCTGCACCGGCCCACGCTGGACGACGTGTTCCTGACCAGGACCGGCCGGTCGCTGCGGGAGTCCTGA
- a CDS encoding NAD-dependent epimerase/dehydratase family protein, whose translation MAGALTVRRAVVTGGAGFVGSHLCDRLREEGAQVVCVDNLLTGSADNVRGLSGDPGFSLEVRDVSEPFDVPGPVDLVLHLASPASPHDYTRHPIETLRAGAHGTANALDLAQRKGARFLLASTSEVYGDPLVHPQTESYWGNVNPVGPRSQYDEAKRFAEALTTAYRTARGVDTVIVRLFNTYGPRMRPTDGRAVPTFITQALAGLPLTVAGDGTQTRSVCYVEDTVSGILAAATARHPGPVNLGNPVELSILGLAHRIRDLCGSASPIVFVERPVDDPGLRRPDIALARAVLGWEPAVDFDKGLAMTIDWFSRLTAAAG comes from the coding sequence ATGGCCGGGGCCCTGACGGTGCGCCGCGCGGTGGTCACAGGCGGCGCCGGCTTTGTCGGATCGCACCTGTGCGACCGGCTGCGGGAGGAGGGGGCGCAGGTCGTCTGCGTCGACAACCTGCTCACCGGCAGCGCGGACAACGTCCGCGGGCTGTCGGGCGATCCGGGTTTCAGCCTGGAGGTCAGGGACGTCTCCGAGCCTTTCGACGTGCCGGGGCCGGTCGACCTGGTCCTGCACCTGGCGTCGCCCGCCTCGCCGCACGACTACACCCGGCATCCGATCGAGACGCTCAGGGCGGGCGCCCACGGCACGGCGAACGCCCTGGACCTCGCCCAGCGCAAGGGCGCCCGCTTCCTGCTGGCCTCCACCTCGGAGGTCTACGGCGACCCGCTCGTGCACCCGCAGACCGAGTCGTACTGGGGCAACGTCAACCCGGTGGGCCCGCGCAGCCAGTACGACGAGGCCAAGCGCTTCGCCGAGGCGCTGACCACGGCCTACCGGACCGCCCGGGGCGTGGACACCGTCATCGTCCGGCTCTTCAACACCTACGGCCCGCGCATGCGGCCCACCGACGGCCGGGCGGTGCCGACGTTCATCACCCAGGCGCTCGCCGGGCTGCCGCTGACGGTCGCCGGGGACGGCACGCAGACCAGGTCCGTCTGCTACGTCGAGGACACCGTCAGCGGCATCCTCGCCGCCGCCACCGCACGGCATCCGGGGCCGGTGAACCTGGGCAACCCGGTCGAGCTGAGCATCCTCGGCCTGGCGCACAGAATCCGTGACCTGTGCGGCTCGGCGTCGCCCATCGTCTTCGTCGAGCGGCCCGTGGACGACCCGGGGCTGCGGCGGCCCGACATCGCGCTGGCGCGGGCGGTGCTCGGCTGGGAGCCGGCCGTGGACTTCGACAAGGGCCTGGCGATGACCATCGACTGGTTCTCCCGCCTCACGGCTGCGGCGGGCTGA
- a CDS encoding glycoside hydrolase family 35 protein, with protein MPELRIDPDGFLLDGEPFRILSGGLHYFRVHPGQWADRLAKARHLGLNTVETYIPWNLHQPAPGAPRMDGGLDLPRFLDLAAEQGLHVLLRPGPYICAEWDGGGLPSWLLAEPGIRLRSTDPRYLDAVDAWFGALLPCLTPYLATRGGPVLAVQVENEYGAHGDDQDYLTHLAGLLRGHGVDVPLFTCDQPGDLARGSIPGVLATVNFDTGAAGHLAALRAHQPQGPLMVTEFWSGWFDRWGAARTVRGAADAAAELDAALTAGASVNLYMFHGGTNFGFTNGANRKHTYRPTVTSYDYDAPLDESGDPTPKYAAFREVIARHAPVPDAPAPEPSRKLNVPGIRLGESASLLACADRLGEAVAGPRPLAMEELGQDFGFVLYAARLPAAGPAHLRLDGVRDRAQVFVDRQPVGVLERESDHRALTFTVPSAGARLEVLVENQGRVNYGPGIADRKGLLGEARLNGEPLGEWTSRPIGLADPGAPAYRPTQAAPVGPAFYRGAFTVEEPADTFLDLAGWTKGNAWINGFPLGRYWSRGPQRRLYVPGPVLRAGANEIVVLELHATADAGVDLRDTPDLGPTQE; from the coding sequence ATGCCCGAACTGCGGATCGACCCCGACGGCTTCCTCCTCGACGGCGAGCCGTTCCGCATCCTGTCCGGCGGGCTGCACTACTTCCGGGTGCATCCCGGGCAGTGGGCGGACCGGCTGGCGAAGGCGCGGCATCTGGGCCTGAACACCGTCGAGACCTACATCCCGTGGAATCTCCACCAGCCCGCCCCCGGCGCACCGCGGATGGACGGCGGCCTCGACCTGCCGCGCTTCCTGGACCTGGCGGCGGAGCAGGGCCTGCACGTGCTGCTGCGCCCGGGACCGTACATCTGCGCGGAATGGGACGGCGGCGGGCTGCCGTCCTGGCTGCTGGCCGAGCCCGGGATCCGGCTGCGCAGCACCGACCCGCGCTATCTGGACGCGGTGGACGCCTGGTTCGGCGCCCTGCTGCCGTGCCTGACGCCGTATCTGGCCACCCGCGGCGGACCGGTGCTCGCGGTGCAGGTCGAGAACGAGTACGGCGCCCATGGCGACGACCAGGACTACCTGACGCACCTGGCCGGGCTGCTGCGCGGGCACGGCGTCGACGTCCCGCTGTTCACCTGCGACCAGCCGGGCGACCTGGCCCGCGGCAGCATCCCCGGGGTGCTGGCCACCGTGAACTTCGACACCGGCGCCGCAGGGCACCTCGCCGCGCTGCGCGCCCACCAGCCGCAGGGACCGCTGATGGTCACCGAGTTCTGGAGCGGCTGGTTCGACCGCTGGGGCGCCGCCCGCACCGTCCGCGGCGCCGCCGACGCCGCGGCGGAACTGGACGCGGCGCTGACCGCGGGAGCCAGCGTGAACCTCTACATGTTCCACGGCGGCACCAACTTCGGCTTCACCAACGGCGCGAACCGCAAGCACACCTACCGCCCGACCGTCACCTCCTACGACTACGACGCGCCGCTCGACGAGTCCGGCGACCCCACGCCGAAATACGCCGCCTTCCGCGAGGTCATCGCCCGCCACGCGCCCGTCCCCGACGCCCCGGCCCCCGAACCGTCCAGGAAGCTGAACGTGCCCGGCATCCGGCTGGGGGAGAGCGCGTCGCTGCTGGCCTGCGCCGACCGGCTGGGCGAGGCGGTGGCAGGACCGCGCCCGCTGGCCATGGAGGAACTGGGGCAGGACTTCGGCTTCGTCCTCTACGCCGCCCGGCTGCCCGCCGCGGGGCCGGCCCACCTGCGGCTCGACGGTGTCCGCGACCGGGCCCAGGTCTTCGTCGACAGGCAGCCGGTCGGCGTCCTGGAGCGGGAGAGCGACCACCGGGCGCTGACCTTCACCGTGCCGTCCGCAGGCGCGCGGCTGGAGGTGCTGGTCGAGAACCAGGGGCGGGTCAACTACGGCCCCGGCATCGCCGACCGCAAGGGCCTGCTCGGCGAGGCGCGGCTGAACGGCGAGCCGCTCGGCGAGTGGACCAGCCGCCCGATCGGCCTCGCTGACCCGGGCGCGCCGGCCTACCGCCCCACGCAGGCCGCCCCGGTCGGCCCCGCCTTCTACCGCGGCGCCTTCACCGTGGAGGAGCCCGCCGACACCTTCCTCGACCTCGCGGGATGGACGAAGGGTAACGCCTGGATCAACGGCTTCCCCCTGGGCCGCTACTGGTCGCGCGGCCCGCAGCGGCGGCTCTATGTGCCGGGGCCGGTACTGCGGGCCGGCGCCAACGAGATCGTCGTGCTCGAACTGCACGCCACCGCGGACGCCGGCGTCGATCTGCGCGACACCCCGGATCTCGGTCCGACCCAGGAGTGA
- a CDS encoding LacI family DNA-binding transcriptional regulator, with protein MADVARLAGVSAQTVSRVSNGFPGVVESTRQQVLAAMKELGYRPNSAARALKSGRFHTIGVIMFNLSTTGNTRTLEAIATSAAAEGYAITLLPVAVPTQDGLRGAFTRLGELAVDGIVILMEAHLLDAATVTLPPRAHVVVIDSNAGDRYCVVDTDQVGGARTAVEHLLALGHHTVRHIAGPADSYSAERRVEAWRAVLRERGRAASEPLRGDWSAESGYRAGLRLAADRDCTAVFAANDQMALGLLRALSERGRRVPQDVSVVGFDDIPEASSFIPPLTTVHQDFSEVGRRCVDGVLRQIRNDREETGTTLVPTRLVLRGSTAEPSRRS; from the coding sequence ATGGCCGACGTGGCCCGGCTCGCCGGTGTGTCCGCGCAGACCGTCTCCCGGGTGTCCAACGGCTTCCCCGGCGTGGTGGAGTCCACCCGGCAGCAGGTGCTCGCCGCGATGAAGGAGCTGGGCTACCGGCCCAACAGTGCCGCCCGGGCGCTCAAGAGCGGCCGTTTCCACACCATCGGCGTGATCATGTTCAACCTGTCCACCACGGGCAACACCCGCACGCTGGAGGCGATCGCGACCTCCGCCGCGGCCGAGGGTTACGCGATCACGCTGCTGCCGGTGGCCGTGCCCACCCAGGACGGCCTGCGCGGGGCGTTCACCCGGCTGGGCGAACTGGCCGTGGACGGCATCGTCATCCTCATGGAGGCCCACCTGCTGGACGCCGCTACCGTGACGCTGCCGCCGCGCGCGCATGTCGTCGTCATCGACTCCAACGCCGGCGACCGCTACTGCGTGGTCGACACCGACCAGGTCGGCGGCGCCAGGACGGCCGTGGAGCACCTGCTCGCCCTCGGGCACCACACGGTGCGGCACATCGCGGGTCCCGCCGACTCCTACTCGGCCGAGCGCCGGGTGGAGGCGTGGCGCGCGGTCCTGCGGGAACGCGGCCGGGCGGCCTCGGAGCCGCTGCGCGGCGACTGGTCCGCCGAGTCCGGCTACCGGGCGGGGCTGCGGCTGGCCGCCGACCGGGACTGCACCGCCGTCTTCGCCGCCAACGACCAGATGGCGCTCGGCCTGCTGCGCGCGCTGTCCGAGCGGGGCCGCCGGGTGCCGCAGGACGTCAGCGTCGTCGGCTTCGACGACATTCCGGAGGCGTCGTCCTTCATCCCGCCGCTCACCACCGTCCACCAGGACTTCTCCGAGGTCGGACGGCGCTGTGTGGACGGCGTGCTGCGGCAGATCCGCAACGACCGGGAGGAGACCGGCACCACGCTGGTGCCGACCCGGCTGGTCCTGCGGGGCAGCACCGCCGAGCCGTCCCGGCGTTCCTGA
- a CDS encoding RICIN domain-containing protein: MAALLLAVAGAVAAPPAHAAAATSTFTPGAAWQDSSGTPLQLHGLGIVKSGSTWYGFGENKAGESSSNAAFQSITCYSSSDLSHWTRQADALIRQASGDLGPNRVVERPKVIYNAATHTYVMYLHIDSSSYGEAKAGVATSATPCGPYTYRSSFQPLGFQSRDIGLFQDSDGSAYLLTEDRANGLRVDRLSADYLSVTATVQTFPDYEAPAMVKANGRYYVFGSSLSGWSTNDNVYATATSLTGPWSAFRPFTPAGTHTYNSQTANVIPVQGASGTAYVFAADRWTTGDLGSSPMVWLPLTLSGATAEAGWQNSWTLDVTAGTWTGTSNPADGTRRLTSAGSGKVLDAVGQATADGTAVDQWSANGQQNQQWTLHRTGDNVYTVTGAGSGKCLETPDGSTATGTRLDIWTCNGGSNQKWALQATGDYTSGSGAGYVLVNLTSGLLADVVSASTADGALVEQWSATGGGNQTWTLG, from the coding sequence ATGGCGGCACTGCTGCTGGCCGTCGCCGGCGCCGTCGCCGCGCCGCCCGCGCACGCCGCCGCCGCCACGAGCACCTTCACGCCCGGGGCCGCGTGGCAGGACAGCTCGGGCACACCCCTCCAGCTGCACGGCCTGGGCATCGTCAAGTCCGGCTCGACCTGGTACGGCTTCGGCGAGAACAAGGCCGGCGAATCGTCCTCGAACGCCGCCTTCCAGTCCATCACCTGCTACAGCTCGTCCGACCTGTCCCACTGGACCCGCCAGGCCGACGCCCTCATCCGCCAGGCCAGCGGGGACCTCGGCCCGAACCGTGTCGTGGAGCGCCCCAAGGTCATCTACAACGCCGCGACGCACACCTATGTGATGTACCTGCACATCGACAGCAGCAGTTACGGCGAGGCCAAGGCCGGGGTGGCCACCAGCGCCACGCCCTGCGGCCCGTACACATACCGGAGCAGCTTCCAGCCGCTGGGCTTCCAGAGCCGTGACATCGGGCTGTTCCAGGACAGCGACGGGTCGGCGTACCTGCTGACCGAGGACCGGGCCAACGGTCTGCGCGTCGACCGGCTGTCGGCCGACTACCTGTCGGTCACCGCCACCGTGCAGACGTTCCCCGACTACGAGGCGCCCGCCATGGTCAAGGCGAACGGCCGCTACTACGTCTTCGGCTCCTCGCTGTCCGGCTGGTCCACCAACGACAACGTCTACGCGACCGCCACCTCGCTGACGGGCCCCTGGTCCGCGTTCCGCCCCTTCACCCCCGCCGGCACCCACACGTACAACAGCCAGACCGCCAACGTGATCCCGGTGCAGGGCGCTTCCGGCACGGCGTACGTCTTCGCGGCGGACCGCTGGACCACCGGCGACCTCGGCTCCTCACCGATGGTCTGGCTGCCGCTGACCCTCAGCGGCGCCACCGCCGAGGCCGGCTGGCAGAATTCCTGGACCCTTGACGTCACGGCGGGCACCTGGACCGGCACCAGCAACCCGGCGGACGGCACCCGCCGCCTGACCTCCGCGGGCAGCGGCAAGGTGCTCGACGCCGTGGGCCAGGCCACCGCGGACGGCACCGCGGTGGACCAGTGGAGCGCGAACGGCCAGCAGAACCAGCAGTGGACCCTGCACAGGACCGGCGACAACGTCTACACGGTCACCGGCGCGGGCAGCGGCAAGTGCCTGGAGACCCCGGACGGGTCCACCGCCACCGGCACCCGGCTGGACATCTGGACCTGCAACGGCGGCAGCAACCAGAAGTGGGCCCTCCAGGCCACCGGCGACTACACCTCCGGGTCCGGCGCCGGCTACGTCCTGGTGAATCTCACCAGCGGCCTGCTCGCCGACGTCGTCAGCGCGTCCACCGCCGACGGCGCGCTGGTCGAGCAGTGGAGCGCGACGGGCGGCGGCAACCAGACCTGGACACTGGGCTGA
- a CDS encoding adenylyl cyclase, with protein MTVIPTRRTMLRGAAVAAAAVPLAGGISTGSAVASSPAHRDAGLGPNVLVFDPSMGDAAIQAKVDAVFATQQSNQFGTERYALAFKPGTYHVDVNVGFYTHVLGLGDSPDDVVINGHVTVDAQWLEGNGTQNFWRAAENLSIVPPDGLERWAVAQAGPMRRVHVKGNMTLWPSPPGNQWSSGGFLADSVVDGQVESGSQQQWLSRNDTFDSWTGSNWNMVFVGTQGAPAQSFPTPPFTVVDRTPVVREKPFLTVDRHGSYSVFVPALRRDSVGTTWAHRRAEGHSIALSRFHVAKPGDSATEINRALARGRHVLFTPGIHPLSSPLRVTRPGTVILGLGLATLRSTHGNSLIEVADVGGVTVAGVLLEAASARTPVLLRVGHGPSRIRHTADPTALFDVYARIGGALPGGATVSVQLDSNDVICDNIWLWRADHGDDGTVGWSVNPADTGFLVNGDHVTAYALAVEHYQKYEVLWNGNHGRTYFFQNEHPYDVPTQAAWVHGATNGYAAYKVGDRVTDHHAWGLGSYCFFNLEANIYTDRAYEVPDTPGVVFTDLMTVCLNGAGGGGILHCINNAGDPVQNGFGTFNMKGYANGVGSV; from the coding sequence GTGACCGTCATTCCCACTCGCCGCACCATGCTCCGCGGGGCAGCAGTCGCCGCCGCCGCGGTGCCGCTGGCCGGCGGCATCTCCACCGGGTCAGCCGTCGCCTCCTCGCCCGCGCACCGGGACGCCGGCCTGGGGCCGAACGTCCTCGTCTTCGACCCGTCCATGGGCGACGCGGCGATCCAGGCGAAGGTCGACGCCGTCTTCGCCACCCAGCAGTCCAACCAGTTCGGCACGGAGCGGTACGCGCTGGCCTTCAAGCCGGGCACCTACCACGTCGACGTCAACGTCGGCTTCTACACCCATGTGCTCGGGCTCGGCGACAGCCCCGACGACGTCGTGATCAACGGGCACGTCACGGTCGACGCCCAGTGGCTGGAGGGCAACGGCACACAGAACTTCTGGCGTGCCGCGGAGAACCTGAGCATCGTGCCGCCGGACGGGCTGGAGCGCTGGGCCGTCGCCCAGGCCGGCCCGATGCGCCGCGTCCACGTCAAGGGCAACATGACCCTGTGGCCGAGCCCGCCCGGCAACCAGTGGTCCAGCGGCGGCTTCCTGGCCGACAGCGTGGTGGACGGCCAGGTCGAGTCCGGCTCGCAGCAGCAGTGGCTGTCCCGCAACGACACCTTCGACAGCTGGACCGGCTCCAACTGGAACATGGTCTTCGTCGGCACCCAGGGCGCCCCCGCCCAGAGCTTCCCCACCCCGCCCTTCACGGTGGTCGACCGGACCCCGGTCGTCCGGGAGAAGCCCTTCCTGACCGTGGACCGGCACGGCTCCTACAGCGTCTTCGTGCCCGCGCTCCGCCGCGACAGCGTCGGCACCACCTGGGCCCACCGGCGGGCCGAGGGACACAGCATCGCGCTGTCCCGCTTCCACGTGGCCAAGCCCGGCGACTCCGCCACGGAGATCAACCGGGCACTCGCCCGCGGCCGGCACGTCCTGTTCACCCCGGGCATCCACCCGCTGTCCTCGCCGCTGCGGGTGACCCGCCCCGGCACCGTCATCCTCGGGCTGGGCCTGGCCACCCTCCGGTCCACGCACGGCAATTCCCTGATCGAGGTCGCCGACGTCGGCGGCGTCACCGTCGCCGGCGTGCTCCTGGAGGCCGCCTCGGCCCGTACCCCCGTACTGCTCCGGGTCGGCCACGGCCCCAGCCGGATCAGGCACACCGCCGACCCCACCGCGCTCTTCGACGTCTACGCCCGTATCGGCGGCGCGCTGCCCGGCGGCGCGACCGTCAGCGTCCAGCTCGACAGCAACGACGTGATCTGCGACAACATCTGGCTCTGGCGCGCCGACCACGGCGACGACGGCACCGTCGGATGGTCGGTCAACCCGGCCGACACCGGCTTCCTCGTCAACGGCGACCACGTCACCGCCTACGCCCTGGCGGTGGAGCACTACCAGAAGTACGAGGTGCTCTGGAACGGCAACCACGGCCGCACGTACTTCTTCCAGAACGAGCACCCCTACGACGTCCCCACCCAGGCCGCCTGGGTCCACGGCGCCACCAACGGCTACGCGGCGTACAAGGTCGGCGACCGGGTCACCGACCACCACGCCTGGGGGCTGGGCAGCTACTGCTTCTTCAACCTGGAGGCGAACATCTACACCGACCGCGCCTACGAGGTCCCCGACACCCCCGGCGTCGTCTTCACCGACCTGATGACGGTCTGCCTCAACGGTGCGGGAGGCGGCGGCATCCTGCACTGCATCAACAACGCCGGCGACCCCGTCCAGAACGGCTTCGGCACCTTCAACATGAAGGGCTACGCGAACGGCGTCGGGAGCGTCTGA